From a single Cotesia glomerata isolate CgM1 linkage group LG6, MPM_Cglom_v2.3, whole genome shotgun sequence genomic region:
- the LOC123267799 gene encoding probable 3-hydroxyisobutyrate dehydrogenase, mitochondrial isoform X1, which produces MAINILYKLRVPFIAGRRNFSNVGFVGLGNMGNYMATNLIKKGYKLTVYDINKSAVKNLVAAGATEAASAADLAKNSQVVVTMLPTNDHVWDSFTAKDGLLSSAQKDTLFIDSSTIDPSVSQKVSVETHKQGAKFIDGPVSGGVVGARDATLTFMVGGPKDQYERAKSLLEAMGSRVVHCGDVGMGQVAKLCNNMLLAISMIGVSEVVNLADKLGLDPKVMTSILNTSTGRCWSSEIYPPVPGIISTVPSSNQYQGGFMTSLMTKDLGLAQAAATRSNTPIPLGSLAHQIYRILMTHGLKDKDFSVVYQYLKNSDYNK; this is translated from the exons atggcgattaatattttatacaaaCTACGGGTCCCTTTTATTG cagGTCGTCGTAATTTTTCCAATGTTGGCTTCGTCGGTTTGGGCAATATGGGAAATTACATGGctactaatttaattaaaaag ggATATAAGCTGACCGTCTATGACATTAATAAATCCGCAGTAAAAAATCTGGTAGCAGCAGGAGCGACTGAAGCTGCAAGTGCTGCTGACTTGGCAAAAAATTCACAGGTTGTTGTTACGATGCTGCCAACTAATGACCACGTTTGGGATTCTTTTACTGCTAAAGATGGATTAttaag ctcgGCGCAAAAAGACACACTGTTTATTGACAGTAGCACAATAGACCCCTCAGTATCTCAAAAAGTCTCTGTAGAAACTCACAAACAAGGTGCAAAATTTATCGATGGCCCAGTATCTGGGGGTGTAGTAGGAGCGAGGGATGCCACGCTGACTTTCATGGTTGGTGGTCCAAAAGATCAGTATGAACGCGCGAAATCTCTCCTAGAAGCAATGGGCAGTCGGGTAGTCCACTGCGGAGATGTAGGCATGGGCCAGGTCGCGAAACTCTGCAATAACATGCTGCTGGCTATCAGCATGATTGGAGTCTCCGAAGTGGTCAATCTTGCCGATAA attAGGACTGGATCCAAAAGTAATGACAAGCATACTCAACACCAGCACTGGTCGCTGCTGGTCTTCGGAAATCTATCCTCCGGTTCCTGGGATTATTTCTACAGTTCCTAGTTCTAATCAAtatcaa gGCGGATTCATGACTTCATTGATGACCAAAGACTTGGGGTTAGCTCAAGCAGCTGCGACACGCTCCAACACTCCAATACCTCTTGGATCGTTAGCACACCAAATTTATCGCATTCTTATGACTCACGGTCTGAAAGATAAAGATTTTAGTGTcgtttatcaatatttaaaaaatagtgattataataagtaa
- the LOC123267799 gene encoding probable 3-hydroxyisobutyrate dehydrogenase, mitochondrial isoform X2 yields the protein MAINILYKLRVPFIGRRNFSNVGFVGLGNMGNYMATNLIKKGYKLTVYDINKSAVKNLVAAGATEAASAADLAKNSQVVVTMLPTNDHVWDSFTAKDGLLSSAQKDTLFIDSSTIDPSVSQKVSVETHKQGAKFIDGPVSGGVVGARDATLTFMVGGPKDQYERAKSLLEAMGSRVVHCGDVGMGQVAKLCNNMLLAISMIGVSEVVNLADKLGLDPKVMTSILNTSTGRCWSSEIYPPVPGIISTVPSSNQYQGGFMTSLMTKDLGLAQAAATRSNTPIPLGSLAHQIYRILMTHGLKDKDFSVVYQYLKNSDYNK from the exons atggcgattaatattttatacaaaCTACGGGTCCCTTTTATTG GTCGTCGTAATTTTTCCAATGTTGGCTTCGTCGGTTTGGGCAATATGGGAAATTACATGGctactaatttaattaaaaag ggATATAAGCTGACCGTCTATGACATTAATAAATCCGCAGTAAAAAATCTGGTAGCAGCAGGAGCGACTGAAGCTGCAAGTGCTGCTGACTTGGCAAAAAATTCACAGGTTGTTGTTACGATGCTGCCAACTAATGACCACGTTTGGGATTCTTTTACTGCTAAAGATGGATTAttaag ctcgGCGCAAAAAGACACACTGTTTATTGACAGTAGCACAATAGACCCCTCAGTATCTCAAAAAGTCTCTGTAGAAACTCACAAACAAGGTGCAAAATTTATCGATGGCCCAGTATCTGGGGGTGTAGTAGGAGCGAGGGATGCCACGCTGACTTTCATGGTTGGTGGTCCAAAAGATCAGTATGAACGCGCGAAATCTCTCCTAGAAGCAATGGGCAGTCGGGTAGTCCACTGCGGAGATGTAGGCATGGGCCAGGTCGCGAAACTCTGCAATAACATGCTGCTGGCTATCAGCATGATTGGAGTCTCCGAAGTGGTCAATCTTGCCGATAA attAGGACTGGATCCAAAAGTAATGACAAGCATACTCAACACCAGCACTGGTCGCTGCTGGTCTTCGGAAATCTATCCTCCGGTTCCTGGGATTATTTCTACAGTTCCTAGTTCTAATCAAtatcaa gGCGGATTCATGACTTCATTGATGACCAAAGACTTGGGGTTAGCTCAAGCAGCTGCGACACGCTCCAACACTCCAATACCTCTTGGATCGTTAGCACACCAAATTTATCGCATTCTTATGACTCACGGTCTGAAAGATAAAGATTTTAGTGTcgtttatcaatatttaaaaaatagtgattataataagtaa